In Chelmon rostratus isolate fCheRos1 chromosome 21, fCheRos1.pri, whole genome shotgun sequence, the genomic window GATATCATATATTTTGTACTTTAAAGGGATAAGTCTTGTGATGTTTTTCTTACTTTAATCAAATCccacgaaaagaccaaaactaatAATGAAAGGAtctcactgacagctgctgcctgcGTCGCTGAGCCACAGTGTTAGCTGATTTTCAGTCAATGATCATGGCCGAAAATAGTCCCCGACAAACACGATTTACTTCTGTTAAAGTAACGCTtcttaaaaacaacagtgaagaaattgctgatcctttttaaaacttaaactaCGTAATTTTTAAAGCTTTACATCATAGTACGACCAAATGGGGCTTGGGACTGACCGCAATTTGTCTCATGAGCCATTCAACATGTGGAAGTATTGACAGATGGATGAACACACTGTTTGCATTGGCCTTTTTATTGGATTTGTCAACAATAAAAGAAGGAAATATAATCACCACCCTGTCACTTAATTTGTCCTGATGTAACATTAAATTATCAGATGACAAGTGCAGCCTGTGTTGCTGCCTGTTCTGCAAAGACTGCAGACCTGATCGCGGGGCTGcctttgtctctgcagtggaCTCCATCAGTGACGTGTACACAGTGAGCCAGCTGAAGCAGAAGGCCCAGGAGAACCCAGAGGCTTTCTTTGGCATCACGTACAGCTTCATCTCCAAGCTCGACCTCGACTCGTCTGTTTCAAAAGTCATCAGGACACGGTGGTGAGTTCACACAAGCGCAGAGAGTGGATGCATCGTTAGATTAGACGTCAATCGTTTGAACGTGCAGAATAAAATAGATTAATAAACATTTCCTTCATCAGTCTGTTTTCGTTCGTGTCTCAGCTGCAGGTGTAAGTTTCAGGCGACGGGggacctgcagagctgcaccaaCCAGTTGTGTCCAGGGAGGGATCAGGCCTTTTCAGCGTCTACAggctttgacctgctggtggacTTCACAGACCATACCGGCACCCTGCAGGCCTGCGCCCTCAGGAGCCCAGTGGCAGAAAAAGCACTCGGCTGCACGGTCAGTGCCACTTCACACATGGACGATTATTCAGCCTCAGGCCTGCATGTTGTAACCCCTGTGACTAGGGATTAGAAAATATAAGAGAAGAGAGGTACAGACCGGTACATGTTAAAACTAATATGAAGAACACTACGCTGCTATATTATATTCCTGTTTCCAAATGAGATGTCCTGGAGAGTACTGAAACTCTGCAGGTCTGGAATATCATgtaggattttatttttttcacttctaATTCAAATAAACTCTTGTTGCAGTTCTAGCACATGAAAGTTTTAACATCTGTGCTTTTTCATTTCGTGTGTTTGCAGACGGAGGAGTTTACCAGCTTGACTGATGACCAGCGGACTGCAATGAAGTGGAAGTTCCTTTTGGAGAGATGCAAAATATATGTGAAGGTACATTAGCTATAGCTATATATATTTGATTCTGTGCTATGTGGATTAGCTATTAAAGCATATCATATGTTTAAAGAGTCTCACATGTTGTAGATACTTCCCTCCACTAAAGTGAGGAGTGGGATCAGGGCGGTGGTCCTGGCCTGCTCACTGGCTGACCCAGGAGAGGTGAAACAGCACATGTGTGCCCTGCTGCAGCGGCTGTGATCACAGCACACGCTGTGCTTTACCTGCTGTGTTGCACTGTTCTGACTGACATGTTAAAAAGAGTCATTTACAAATGTGGgctttgtgttctgtttttatttatgtatttatttaacttaattatttaaataaaaagaacatcctgtttgactttttaaatctGTTAAAAAACTAACGTATGAGTTTAAAAACAGTTATATGTCAATATGTTATGTGTCAAGTGTCTCAATCAACCTTCATTGTTCTTGAATTGGTATTTGATGAAGATTTGAAAACACCGCAACTGACTAATTAAAGTTTACTGTTGTTGCATGTTCCTGTGTAAGTTGCCTCAATTATTACTTCAATcataacatttttctttttttttttccaaacaacaTCCATATCAGAGTGTACTTTTCGTTGGTGCTACATTAGTATTGATAGACTGCATTTCATTAAGAAACTGGATATTTTTGCTGTGGTGTAatttacatttactcaggtactgtaTCTACTGTCAATACAACTTTGAGGTCCTTGTGGTAAATTCatgctacttttacttctaaTCCAGTACATTGcagaggcaaatattgcacTTCTTACTACATTTAATTGGTAactttagttactggttactttgcagatccgattaataatgcaaaacataagcaacaaataaattatgatgtattCTTATAGGTTCAGATAAGACTTTAATGAACCCCTGACTGAAATTCACAAGCTATCTGCAGTGTATAAAGTAATTACAATTAGCTCCATCATTGCCAACTGCAGCATTGAAGTGATGTACTGtatacatgaatgcatcaataattctaATCCAATGATATACATTAGTCTGCAATTTGTGGTACCCGGCTGCGGTCCACTTGTCCTGCTATTTAGAAGTCAGCCAGTAGATGGCGGCAAAGCGCTGATTCTTAAAGCGGAACTCTTGAATCATCGCCGTATGTTGCTAAGGGACACGTTACGGAGACGTACTGATTTGTCGTCAACACGAACAACTTAAGGTAATCAATGTTTGTCagatttgtgcttttttgtggTCAAAGTTGTCATAAATATTGTCCTACAGTGAAATATCGTTATAGTCACAGTGTGTTGGCTTTTGAATTAGAGACGTTAGCGAATTGTCTGAATTGCAAGGCCCTTTAACATAGCTAGGCTGctttgctaacgttagccagtGCCTTCCAAGTTGTATATTTAATTTCCACAGTGTGACAATAAGCTACGTTACTGTTTAAAGTGAATTTTACCGACagtcagaaaacagcagcagctgaccgTCTCCTGTGTTTCCACGCAGTGTCATACATGCCTGTCTCCGAGCACTGACAGTCAGCAGTGAAGCATGAATGTGAACCAGGGGACGGTGGGCAGCGACCCGGTCATTCTGGCCACGGCTGGATACGACCACACTGTCCGTTTCTGGCAGGCCCACAGCGGGATCTGCACCAGGACAGTCCAGCACCAGGACTCTGTATCCTTACTCTGATTAACAGAGTTTGCAGTGTGATAGCAGAGtctacaaacacagaaacatgtctgaccttatgttgatttttgtctttggaGCTGCTTCATAATTTGTctattaaaatgacaataacaataacttTAATTATGTAGCACGTATATGAACAaggttacaaagtgcttcacaaattatgtcagaataaaacaaagactaagagaataaaaaaggaaaataaaagaaagtttATCTAAGctttgctgtaaaaaaaaaaaaatgttataagCAATGATTTTAAAACTGGTGACGAGCTGAATCTCTGCAGGCAAGGAATTGCAGGGTTCCTAATGGCAAAAGCCTGGTCGCCCTTAGTCACCAGCCTTGACCTAGGAACTACTAGCAAGGTAGGTTAGAGGGTCTTAGTTTACATCTTGGAGTATAGGGAGTCAGTAGCTCTGTAATATAACTGTATATCGAGCCTTTAAGTTattaaaataatcttaaaatcAATCCTGAATTTAACCAGAAGCCAATGAAGGAAGGCAAGAATTTGGGTGACATGGGACCTATAATTGGTTTTGTTAAGTTATGCCATGTAGATGGTGTCATCAGAACAGGGTGACCTTCTGCTTTTAGTGTTTTAAGTTGACAAATTGTATCCGAGCTGtaaaatacagacaaacaaaacaatccacTTCCTCAACATTTGCTTCCAGCAAGTAAATTCACTCGAGGTCACACCTGACAGGAGTATGATCGCAGCTGCAGGTTGGTTAAGAATTTTTACCAAACCCTCTCCTCATTTCTTATGTTAGTGTCATGCATCCTGCACAGCCTGCATTGCATAATTCAATTCACAGCCGCTAATTTTCACTGTGGTTTCAGGTTATCAGCACATCCGCATGTACGACCTGAACTCTAACAACCCCAACCCTGTGATCAACTACGACGGCGTTAGCAAGAACATCACATCTGTGGGCTTCCATGAAGATGGACGCTGGATGTACACGGGAGGAGAAGATTGTATGGCTCGCATATGGGACCTCAGGTACTTTCAGTTAAACTCACTATGCTCACTAAACACATCCACTCTAAATCTGGCAAATCTTAACTTTGATCCGTCCTCCCAGGTCAAGAAATCTGCAGTGTCAGAGGATATTCCAGGTCAATGCTCCAATCAACTGTGTATGCCTGCATCCCAACCAGGTGAGACATTGCAAACTGAGTCATGAGTTGGCAGTGATACTATTGTTTACATGTTATTTTAGTAGTCTCAGTGATAGCAAATCAAGTAGAGTATGTTCTTACTGCCCGGACAAGTATGTGAACAGTcggtgttgtttgtttttcaggcagAGCTGATTGTTGGAGACCAGAGTGGAGTGATTCATATCTGGGATCTGAAGACTGACCACAATGAACAGCTGATCCCTGAGCCGGAGGTCTCGGTCAACTCAGTTCACATTGACCCAGATGCCAGTTACATGGCAGCGGTCAACAGCTCGGTCAGTCCCCAAACATTCTCAAAAGGGTCCTTCTTATTCATGCGTTAAGTTATAATAACAGCCTCTTCCTGTCCTTTTGTCGTCCTTCAACAGGGGAACTGTTATGTGTGGAACCTCGCTGGAGGCATCGGAGATGAGGTGACTCAGCTCATTCCCAAGACCAAGATCCCTGCACACAAACGCTACTCCCTCCGCTGCAAGTTCAGCCCTGATTCCACGTGagttcccctctcctctgcacacTTTAAGACTTTCTCTGTCGGTTAACTCTTGAGTAACAGCTAATGATAATGCAGCTAGAAATGGCTTGACTTTAATTGTTTGTTGCCATCTTTGCCTTATGCAATACTTTagtgaaatgctgcaggagTAAAATTGTGAAACTAACTTGGCATTCTGGGATTTAACAAGAAAGTTAGTTTCCTGCTGTGATGTTGTTGCTGATCATACTGAGTTCTTCTGTTGCTCATCTTCAGTCTGCTGGCCACCTGCTCAGCAGACCAGACCTGTAAGATCTGGAGGACGTCCAATTTCTCGCTGATGACGGAGCTGAGCATCAAGAGCAACAATCCCGGAGAGACATCAAGAGGCTGGATGtgggactgtgctttctctggAGACTCCCAATATATTGTCACAGGTTAGTACATGAACAAACATTGCAAATTGGCTATCACTGCAATGCATTGTCAGTATACTGACATCGAAGCCATTCTGTCGTGACTCGCCTTCAGACATAAACACAAGGATCCCACGCTCCTAAAAGGAGATATTGAAttagacttttattttggacTGAAAGTGTGTGGGAACAATTCTCAAGTTTCAGGTTATAAATTATGTATAATCTGAAAAATCAAATGTTAACAAGAAATGGTAAAATGAGCAGgctgatgctgcttgttgtcgCTGTGACTCGAAAACAACAGATTGCAAAGAAGTTGCCTTAAACTTGCTTTAGATGAAGATGCTCATGAGCAGGAGCAGGTGTGGAACAGTTTGTAAAAGTTTTCTCAATTgagatgggttttttttttcttaaacacatTTAGTCACAGATTAAGTGACGTTAGCCTTTTAGAGAGGAGCAGGTAAAGGTTTCAGGTTCTGACTCTTGTTCCCATCCGACAGCCTCCTCGGACAACCTGGCCCGCCTGTGGTGCGTGGAGACCGGGGAGATCAAGAGGGAATACAGCGGCCACCAGAAGGCCGTGGTGTGTCTGGCCTTCAATGACAGTGTGCTGGGCTGAGGCAGACAGTCTGTGCAGAGTTGGAACAAGGACAGGAAAAGCAGTGGACTCTTTGGAAGAAGTGCAGTTGGCATTAATGGGAGTTATTTAAAGTGGTCCCAGAGACGATCATCTGGAGACTCATGTTTGAACGTTACGATGAatctcagctgtgtttcaagATGTCTACAGTGCTCCTCCTTGCCGGGTGCCTGTAAGTATTCAGCATCACAGCAAGGCCGGAATTTATACAGTAAAAATCCAAGTTAAAGGAAAGTCGTGTGGGAGAACATCTGTACCAACAGTTTAGAAACTGGTTGAAGATCAAGATGCACGATTATATTAATCAGGTTCCCTCTATGTTTTTAACTTTCTCACTCTTTACGCAACAGGAGATccttttcagctctgtttttataGTGCTCTGTATTTATTGTTATAAAAGGACCACATTGTTCTCATGCATGATGTATGTAATTCACTGGATTCTCTGTATTCACAGTTATGTTGTACTGTTCTTGATGATCACATGTGTTTTAGGCGTGGAGAGAAAATGATGTACAGAAAGTGATTCCACAGTAAACACGACATTCACAGAAGACCTTACAGTCCTCAAgtcctctcctgtttttttttttccaatgtttttttcagtcaaatgaagaaaagctggccaaaaaaatacacaacagtCTTTTATTAGACAGAAAACACTCTCATTCAACAGGAACGGTTACACATAATTACACTGCAGCAGTGGGTTACAGGATAGACGATCAGAGGCACATACAAAAAACGGGATCTTTCCTCTGTAATCTCTGAAGTGTGCCACCAGAGACGGTATTACGCATGAAGAGAGTGACGACGGGGCTTTGGCGATAACGTGACAGcctgtctccatctcttctctctcgGAAGGATGGAAATGGACTGGGAGGGTTGGCTGCTTCACTGGTTTACTGGCGGCTGTATGGCACAAAGGAAACAGTCAAAGCTggcttttgttctttttttttcgtttttttctgtcttgtagAGGGAGCTAAAAAGACAACTTTGTTTCCCTGATCTTTTGCtgggagacgaggaggagaatGCACAGTCACTCTGGTAGGTAGTAGAAGCACACGGACACGCAGATGTTGCTGGGGAAGCAGATGTCGATGCAGAAGTAGACCAGCCTCTGTTTGCCCGGGCCTGAGAACAACACAGAGACCACAGTGAGAAAATCCTCAAACAGGCCATCACAGCGGAGACCGAGCAGCAATTACTGTTACTGTGGGACTGTAGAGACCATGAAGGATGGAATAACATCCCACCTTCCTACATTCAGAATATAATCCCTTACTTCTGCAAACATTACCTATATTTCACACTGCTAGCAACTTGCATGAATGATAAGgtaataaatcaattaattagTCACAAATCTGAAACCATTTAGGCACAAT contains:
- the mlst8 gene encoding target of rapamycin complex subunit lst8, yielding MNVNQGTVGSDPVILATAGYDHTVRFWQAHSGICTRTVQHQDSQVNSLEVTPDRSMIAAAGYQHIRMYDLNSNNPNPVINYDGVSKNITSVGFHEDGRWMYTGGEDCMARIWDLRSRNLQCQRIFQVNAPINCVCLHPNQAELIVGDQSGVIHIWDLKTDHNEQLIPEPEVSVNSVHIDPDASYMAAVNSSGNCYVWNLAGGIGDEVTQLIPKTKIPAHKRYSLRCKFSPDSTLLATCSADQTCKIWRTSNFSLMTELSIKSNNPGETSRGWMWDCAFSGDSQYIVTASSDNLARLWCVETGEIKREYSGHQKAVVCLAFNDSVLG